A genomic segment from bacterium encodes:
- a CDS encoding FtsX-like permease family protein, translating into MVDIAWKNIKRRKIMSILIILGVTACIHLMVILLCMTIGRTKEMHKELSIYAGKIFIQASGPEGIGGEFPPFSSRISSSILQDVLKINHINSESTIPLLFVSVVPPSFPGAPPEVLAVGIPPGKEKIYTGDLEGIGELFFSISDEKAVILSSGAAKYYMKEKGDKISVGDNIIIGEELFVVKGVLKKQNIPTFDHMILIPLSYAQELFECRSSISCILVRAESKTEGMIDEVASTLKENFPNLVVITDKENVKHTNEILAEMRRFFGLIGGSVKATSVVMILVIMILAINARTKEIGTLRAIGATRRTILFTVIQESLILSLVAAVLGLIVSYLLMKFVYNNANYFNLQVVLEIIGTAVIIGVVGGLYPAIRAVKIHPLEAIRYK; encoded by the coding sequence ATGGTTGATATAGCCTGGAAAAATATCAAGAGAAGAAAGATAATGTCAATTCTCATTATCTTAGGGGTAACAGCTTGTATTCATCTTATGGTTATCCTTCTGTGCATGACGATTGGTAGGACTAAAGAGATGCATAAAGAGTTATCAATTTATGCTGGAAAGATATTTATTCAGGCATCTGGTCCTGAGGGAATTGGGGGTGAATTTCCGCCTTTCTCAAGTCGAATTAGTTCCAGTATTCTTCAAGATGTGCTAAAGATAAACCATATTAATTCTGAATCCACTATTCCTCTCCTTTTTGTATCTGTAGTGCCTCCCTCTTTTCCTGGTGCACCACCAGAGGTTTTGGCTGTAGGCATACCACCGGGCAAAGAGAAAATATATACTGGAGATTTAGAAGGAATAGGCGAACTCTTTTTTTCAATATCTGATGAGAAAGCTGTTATTTTAAGTAGTGGTGCTGCTAAGTACTATATGAAAGAAAAAGGGGATAAAATATCTGTTGGAGATAATATAATAATTGGGGAAGAATTGTTTGTAGTCAAGGGAGTTTTGAAAAAACAGAATATTCCAACCTTTGACCATATGATACTTATACCACTTTCTTACGCTCAAGAACTCTTTGAGTGTAGATCTTCTATCTCATGTATATTGGTTAGAGCCGAGTCTAAAACAGAAGGGATGATTGATGAGGTTGCATCAACACTTAAAGAGAATTTCCCAAATCTTGTAGTGATTACTGATAAGGAAAATGTCAAGCATACTAATGAAATATTAGCTGAAATGCGTCGATTCTTTGGTTTGATTGGAGGTAGTGTAAAAGCAACATCTGTAGTAATGATTTTGGTAATAATGATACTGGCTATAAATGCAAGGACTAAAGAGATCGGAACTTTAAGAGCAATAGGTGCAACAAGACGAACTATTCTTTTTACTGTTATACAAGAATCACTTATTTTATCTCTTGTAGCAGCAGTTTTAGGGCTTATTGTATCATATTTACTTATGAAATTTGTATATAATAATGCCAATTATTTTAACCTTCAGGTTGTTT